A genomic region of Porticoccaceae bacterium LTM1 contains the following coding sequences:
- a CDS encoding isoaspartyl peptidase/L-asparaginase: protein MKQIIAVILTMSLSVLGGCEMEESNQKMEQPFAIAIHGGAGTILKENLTPELEQQYHATLAEALRAGHQVLLNGGTSVEAVQAAIVVMEDSPLFNAGKGAVFTHHKTNEMDASIMEGNTLNAGAAAGVSMVKNPVKLAAAVMTQSDHVMLSGEGAEQFARYVGLEIVDPEYFKTERRWNQLMKVLAEDPDGSVLSEDETDKAAAYDDGKWPDDKKFGTVGAVALDKFGNLAAATSTGGMTNKKYGRIGDSPVIGAGTYADNNAGAISATGHGEYFIRAAVAHDICARVLYQGKSLQQAADAVVMEKLVDMKGEGGIVGMSPQGAVVFSFNSPGMYRGSIDVNGELYTAIFR, encoded by the coding sequence GTGAAACAAATTATTGCGGTAATACTGACAATGTCATTGAGTGTGTTGGGAGGTTGTGAGATGGAAGAGTCAAATCAGAAAATGGAGCAACCGTTCGCCATAGCAATTCACGGCGGGGCCGGCACCATTTTAAAAGAGAACCTCACCCCTGAGCTGGAGCAGCAGTATCACGCCACGCTGGCCGAGGCGCTACGGGCAGGTCATCAGGTGTTGCTGAACGGTGGCACCAGTGTTGAAGCTGTGCAGGCCGCCATTGTGGTGATGGAAGATTCGCCACTGTTTAATGCTGGTAAAGGGGCGGTCTTTACCCACCACAAAACCAACGAGATGGATGCCTCTATTATGGAAGGCAACACCCTAAACGCAGGGGCAGCGGCTGGCGTATCGATGGTGAAAAACCCGGTAAAACTGGCGGCGGCGGTGATGACTCAATCTGACCATGTCATGCTGAGTGGTGAAGGTGCGGAGCAGTTCGCCCGATATGTAGGGCTGGAAATCGTTGACCCGGAATATTTCAAAACGGAGCGTCGTTGGAACCAGTTAATGAAAGTATTGGCGGAAGATCCGGACGGCTCTGTGTTGTCGGAAGATGAAACGGATAAGGCAGCCGCTTACGATGATGGCAAATGGCCCGACGATAAAAAGTTCGGCACCGTAGGTGCTGTCGCGCTGGATAAGTTCGGTAATCTCGCAGCGGCGACCTCCACCGGTGGCATGACCAATAAAAAATACGGTCGCATTGGCGACTCTCCGGTGATCGGTGCAGGCACCTACGCGGACAATAACGCCGGAGCAATCTCCGCCACAGGCCATGGCGAATACTTTATTCGCGCTGCGGTGGCTCACGACATTTGTGCCCGGGTGCTGTACCAGGGTAAATCGCTGCAGCAGGCAGCAGACGCTGTGGTAATGGAAAAGCTGGTCGATATGAAAGGCGAGGGCGGCATTGTTGGCATGAGCCCGCAGGGGGCTGTGGTGTTTAGCTTTAACTCGCCGGGTATGTACCGGGGTTCAATTGATGTTAATGGTGAACTCTATACGGCTATTTTTCGATAG
- a CDS encoding TIGR04219 family outer membrane beta-barrel protein, with amino-acid sequence MKRNVIALGLGMALLSGAAQADTVLGVYAGASQWSSGLSGKIGITDTDFSTLGFDDEKNNVLYVALEHPVPLVPNIMLKQTDLSTTGNATLAGDVQFDDINFTSGEALMTDFDLTQTDATFYYEILDNWLNLDLGLTLRQYKGDLTAMSMSESETIDLDTLLPMGYVKGQIDLPLTGFSLKADANVISYSGDSITDFSAAVAWKASFLVAFDVGVEAGYRRLNLDLDDLGDLETNLTIDGPYVGFTAHF; translated from the coding sequence ATGAAAAGAAATGTAATAGCGCTTGGGCTGGGGATGGCCCTGTTATCAGGTGCGGCGCAGGCAGATACTGTGCTGGGTGTTTATGCTGGTGCCAGTCAGTGGAGTTCCGGGTTGAGTGGCAAAATCGGTATTACCGATACAGACTTCTCCACCCTGGGTTTCGATGACGAGAAGAACAACGTTCTATACGTCGCTCTGGAGCATCCGGTACCGCTGGTACCTAATATCATGCTGAAACAAACTGATCTCTCCACCACCGGTAATGCAACCCTGGCTGGTGATGTACAGTTTGACGATATCAACTTCACTTCAGGGGAAGCCCTGATGACCGATTTTGACCTGACCCAGACTGACGCGACTTTCTACTACGAAATTCTCGATAACTGGCTGAATCTGGATCTCGGTTTAACCCTTCGTCAATACAAGGGTGACCTGACCGCAATGTCCATGTCCGAGTCAGAAACCATTGATCTGGATACTCTGTTGCCGATGGGCTATGTGAAAGGTCAAATCGACCTGCCGCTGACCGGTTTCTCCCTGAAGGCCGATGCCAATGTGATCAGCTACAGCGGCGACAGCATTACCGATTTTTCGGCAGCTGTTGCCTGGAAAGCCTCTTTCCTGGTGGCGTTTGATGTGGGAGTGGAAGCTGGTTACCGCCGTCTGAACCTGGATCTGGATGATCTGGGTGACCTGGAAACCAACCTGACCATCGACGGACCTTACGTAGGCTTTACGGCGCATTTTTAA
- the hda gene encoding DnaA regulatory inactivator Hda, which yields MTDSPRQLSLGVALNDEATLSNFYAPEQSPQAHAVALLKERLLTAAEPFVYLWGASGSGVTHLLQGACHQALDLGLEVQYLPLVELVDYPPEALLEGLEHLDLVCLDQLHAVAGQPNWEKALFNFFNRIRDNGNCLLVGANASARELGVELPDLQSRLSWGVTFHLPALTDEDKIALLRFRAELRGMELGENSARYLLNHGARGVAELIVALDQLDSASLEAQRKLTIPFIKETLGW from the coding sequence ATGACAGACAGTCCACGCCAGTTGAGCCTGGGAGTTGCGCTCAATGATGAGGCGACACTCAGCAATTTCTATGCGCCTGAACAATCGCCGCAAGCTCACGCGGTTGCACTACTCAAGGAGCGGCTGCTGACAGCTGCCGAGCCATTTGTATACCTGTGGGGGGCGTCTGGCAGTGGCGTGACACATTTGCTTCAAGGTGCCTGCCATCAGGCGCTGGATTTGGGGCTGGAGGTTCAGTATCTGCCGTTGGTAGAGCTGGTGGATTATCCACCGGAAGCTCTGCTGGAAGGGCTGGAGCACCTGGACCTGGTCTGCCTTGATCAGCTCCACGCTGTAGCTGGCCAACCGAACTGGGAAAAGGCCCTGTTTAACTTCTTTAACCGAATTCGCGACAACGGCAACTGCCTGCTGGTAGGGGCCAATGCGTCCGCTCGTGAATTGGGCGTTGAATTGCCGGATTTGCAGTCGCGACTGAGTTGGGGTGTTACCTTTCATTTACCTGCCCTTACCGATGAAGACAAAATCGCTTTGTTGCGTTTTCGCGCCGAGCTGCGTGGTATGGAGTTGGGGGAAAATTCCGCCCGGTATCTGCTTAATCATGGTGCCCGTGGGGTTGCTGAGCTCATTGTCGCTTTGGATCAGCTTGATAGCGCATCGCTGGAAGCGCAACGTAAATTGACCATTCCTTTTATTAAGGAAACGCTGGGCTGGTAA